In Babesia bovis T2Bo chromosome 3, whole genome shotgun sequence, the genomic window TGAGGTACAACGTAAGGCGGAAGCTATGAAGCTTGATGCTGTTACAAAAGATAAAGATTTTGATAGAAAGTTAGAATTTAAGCGGAaagtatataataaacCAAAGGAATCACACGAAATAGTCAATGACGAGTATAGATATGGAAATGTTCTTGAACCATGGATGGAAGCCGCTGCCCACTTATGTTCGGGGTTTGGTTCAATGGCGCTTGCGGTATGCCAATTGGTAAGTATGACTGGCAAAAAAGCATTATCTAGCTGTTCCAAGATAGAACAGTCATATGCATGTGATGATTCGCCTGTGGATAATCATGAAGTATTGAAGGGGCAATTAAAATATCGACCCAATGGGAAAATGTTTTCTCCCAATCATACTTTACGTTATATGGGTCCTAGGGAGCACCCTCTAAACTACAAGCATTTTGATGGTTTTCATCCATTTCAGAATAAAGGTAAAAAACCGGGAACGCGTCAACTACATCATGAAGAAGATAGACGTCATTACTCACCAACACGCAATCGTATGTGGACTGCACAATATAGTTCAATTACTAAAAAAGAACGTCGTGAACACCGTGCTCGTAATATGGCATTAAGACGCATGCTTACTGGATCAAGTGAGAGTGATATAGACTCTGTTGTCAGTCGTGAATCATATGACTATTATATGAATCAAAGGGTGAATGGAAATCCATCAAACACTGATAGTGATACAAACAGCATATCATTTGTAGATCAGGACAATAACGATTCATTCAGTCAAGGACATCGGGGAAATATGGATGTACATAGTTGGGGTGTTAGTTACCCTGCTACTAATATACCGGATTATGGCGAGCATCTGCGGACATCTGGATATAAGCAGAACATAGTGCAACCTCCATTACGAATTAATCTGGGTGAATACGATACACCTGGTTCATCGCTTCCTCCTGTGTCGAAGTCTCCGTGTTTAGGCCCCAAAGTTATATCTCGTCCAATGTGCTCTGGTTCTGTTTTACAGCGATCGGAACCTATGTCAACTATGCCAAGTTATCAGTTAGGCCCTTTGGCAACTCGTTCAGCAGGATGTCTTCCAGAGCCAATTATGCCTCCGCGTGTTAAAGGCACCACACCTGGTGACTCCAAATATGAGAATCCTCCATCGCAAGGTACTGTTCATGGTCAATTAAGCAATATACCTACAAATACCAACATTTCCATGGCACAAGGACAGCATACCACAAATTCATCTGGGTTAAACATTTCGACAGTTCACAATACATCTGATAACCACTCAGCGGCAGTGCCACAAACTTCTCATGCTACACCGATTCATGAGTCTAAAGTCGTTTCAGTGAATGAATCGTCGATTATAACTCATGAACCAATTTTAGGCAGCGGCTCAATGATACAAAAGGGGAATGGCCAGAACGATTCAGCGGTTAAAGATTCTACTGGTTTTGATCGTCATATTGTCACAAAGGAAACGATAAAACTGGATGATATATTGAATAGTGACCAAGCAATTCACCAGGCGAGAAATGTTATTGAACGTGAAGATAGAAATGGAACAAATACATTCAACGACCATAAAGGTTCGGACATAGATAATCCTGTAGCAACCTATGATCTGAAAGATAATCAGAATCACGCGTCGTATGCCGGAAAATCGAGTAAAGCCCGGAAGCCATTCTTTACAACTCGCTGGCGTGTAAAGAGTTAGCATTCTAAGAAATCAAAAGTGGCATTGTACCACATAGTTATGACTCGCAGTCAATTTCCACCTAAATAAACACGGTAAACATACTTTGCAATCACCATATGAACTCGTGATTGACGAGTCTGTCTGATGTGCATATTCTAAAGAATATGATGTCGTATATATGGCGCACAAAACAAGCTACAAAAGACACCACGgcatatatctatatatgttatagCAACAGTGTGTTATAATGGGAATACGTTTTATACTAAGTCCATGAGGCACATAAGCTGTGCCCCGGTACAAATATCCCTCAATGTACTTCCAGGAAGGGAATACCACCGTTATAATAACTTATAAAAATACGTATAACACAACACCCAGAAAATGTCCCCGAATAACCAGTATGTGTAGTTGTTATATCCTATTACTTTCGTTTGTTACTTGCCTCCTGGCGTTTTGGTGGGGTGGGTACATATAATCCTAGGATTCTCGatttattttcattttctttaCGAACCCGCATCGTTTTTTACATTGGGTTTATTATCCTATACATTTCGGTTAAATATCCGAGTGTTTCACAATCAAACTCTAGCTCTACGTGGGTGCTGAGAGGTGTTTATCACTAAGTAGCACATAACATCTACTCTTAACGACAATGGTGAAGAAGACAAAGTCTAAGGGTCTTGATAGCATGAACCACAAGCTTCAGCTTGTGATGAAGTCTGGTAAGGTGTGCTTGGGTTTCAAGTCTACCAAGGCAGCTCTTCGTAACGGCAAAGGTGGGTGATTTaagtaaatataaacacaaaATATACAGCTCTTTTGGTTATCATTAGCAACAACTGCCCTCCTATTCGCAGGTCTGAATTGGAGCATTATGCCATGTTGGCCAAGTGCAACGTACACATGTTTGCTGGAGACAACAATGAGCTTGGTACTGTATGCGGAAAGTACTTCCGTGTAGGTTCTATGGCTGTATTGGATGCTGGTGACTCTGACATTCTTCGTGGATATGACTAGAGTTGATGCAACATCGTAATAATGTTATGTCTGTTACTATCGTCTTGCACATTTTAATTCATTGTATTtatacattgccatagTCTATACGTTATTGTTTTGGGCCATTATGTTATCGCAAATAGGTTATTATGCCAATAATAACGCGGTGGATGGGGAGTGTACGCATGGCACATCCTCTCTGCGTTTGAGTCATTTTACTAATACACTTTACTATTCAGTCCTTTCCTTTGTGAT contains:
- a CDS encoding Ribosomal_L7Ae superfamily, with the translated sequence MVKKTKSKGLDSMNHKLQLVMKSGKVCLGFKSTKAALRNGKALLVIISNNCPPIRRSELEHYAMLAKCNVHMFAGDNNELGTVCGKYFRVGSMAVLDAGDSDILRGYD